Part of the Sphaerochaeta associata genome is shown below.
CTGTTTGGCAAGGAGTTTTGGAAACCTATACGATTCCTCGCATCAGAGAAGATCATCCTTACGATACTCCTTATTACCTATATTGCTGTGAATATTCCTGTAGTATCCATGATCTCCAACCAATAGAAACTTTCTCATATGCTCAGGAAATTCTTCGATGCCCTACAAACCCTAGAATCCGCATGTAAAACCTACATTCATTCTTTCACACAAATCAAACGCAAGTGGTTGAATGGGCAGTATAGAACGCTTTCTTTCTAGAATAATCAGAATCACTTCTCTCAGAATCTACGATAATCATACCCTGCATGGCACAGGGAAAGAGTTCTCGGTAAGCGGGTACTTAATCTAGTGAATGCGCTGCTCTGACGAGTAATCCTGCCATCTACAACTATATACGTACCTGCTAAATGGCCATCTCATACACATATTCGATAGTGAAAACCACTCATAATCCCTACTCTACACTCCGTTACGAGTGAGGAGAAAAACCGTATGCAATGGAGAGAATGTAAGAATGGCGTGTTTGGCTTTGTTGTCGTTGCAACTTTGCTGATGACTTCTTGTTTTTCAGGACCCAAGGCTGCTCGCCTGGACCTTCCAAGGCCGAAGCAACGGCCTGCTGCCCAGGCGTTCGTTCATGCAACCGTGATTCCCATGACCGAACCAGACACAGTCATTGAGAATTGCGTTGTTATCGTCGAAGACAAAACAATCGTCTATGTAGGTACCGACTATGAACGGATACCTTTGACTGCAGATATTGTCGATTGTTCGGGTATGTGGATAGTCCCGGGTCTTGCTGATGCCCACGTACATCTGCTGTTCAATGCATTGGACCCCCTGCTGTTTCTTGCCAACGGCGTAACGTCGGTGCGCAATATGGCCTCCCTGACAGAGGGGGGTCGAACGGACAAGCGATTTGCCTTCAGCGACCATCTCGAGCTTCGTGATGCAATCCGCAATGGACAGGTGCTCTCTCCTTGGATCTACCAGGCAAGTCCCATCCATGAGACAAGAAAAGGGGCCTACTTCGATCGATCACTCTATATGAACACCCATTCGGCCGAGGCAGGAAAGCTTGCCGTTGAAATGGCCGATGAGGCTGGTTTTGACTATTTCAAGATTTACAACAAGCTTGGCACCTCTGCATTCTACAGCATCGCAGAAGAGACGAAGAGTATCGGGCTACCGGTGGTGGGCCATGTTCCGCATGAAGTACCGCTTCAAGCAGTGCTCGAAGGCTCGTTGATGCATTCAATCGAGCATCTCACTGGATACATCAATCCATTCGGAGAGTTGAAGATCAGCCCCGACAGGCTCGATGAGATCGCCGCCCGCACGAGAGAAGCCGGTATTTGGAACGTCCCCACCCTGGAGGTGTGGAAGCATGTTGTAAGGCCTGAGCGTATCGATGCCATCGAGGCAGATCGATGGACAGGGTATATTCCAAGGGCTAATCGCAGCATCTGGACACGTTCCATCAAGTCATTTTCCACCCTTATCAAGAAGAATGTTAAGGGATATGAGATTCTGCCTTCGGAGCATATCGAGGATTTTGAGCTGATCGTGAAAGCCCTTATCAAGGCCAAGGCTCCGATTGCAGCAGGCACCGACAGCGGAACGCTGAACGTGGTCGCAGGCTCTTCGCTGCACAAGGAGTTGGGTTCATTGGTTGCATTGGGTATGAGTCCATGGGAAGCGTTGGCGTCAGCTACGATTCGTGCAGCAGAATGCCTTAAGGCAGAGAATGAATTCGGTTCAATCCAAGCAGGACTTCGCGCCGATTTGCTGGTGCTGGGCGGCAATCCCCTTGAGGATGTTGCACACCTTGGTGATATCGAACTGATTGTCGTCCAAGGTGTGCCATACACGCAACAA
Proteins encoded:
- a CDS encoding amidohydrolase family protein, with the protein product MQWRECKNGVFGFVVVATLLMTSCFSGPKAARLDLPRPKQRPAAQAFVHATVIPMTEPDTVIENCVVIVEDKTIVYVGTDYERIPLTADIVDCSGMWIVPGLADAHVHLLFNALDPLLFLANGVTSVRNMASLTEGGRTDKRFAFSDHLELRDAIRNGQVLSPWIYQASPIHETRKGAYFDRSLYMNTHSAEAGKLAVEMADEAGFDYFKIYNKLGTSAFYSIAEETKSIGLPVVGHVPHEVPLQAVLEGSLMHSIEHLTGYINPFGELKISPDRLDEIAARTREAGIWNVPTLEVWKHVVRPERIDAIEADRWTGYIPRANRSIWTRSIKSFSTLIKKNVKGYEILPSEHIEDFELIVKALIKAKAPIAAGTDSGTLNVVAGSSLHKELGSLVALGMSPWEALASATIRAAECLKAENEFGSIQAGLRADLLVLGGNPLEDVAHLGDIELIVVQGVPYTQQELVSLLDSLVPENNL